DNA from Terriglobales bacterium:
GGGCCCGTCGGCTCCGGAGCCGTCAAGCGACCGTGGTGCCGAATCCAGCCCGCCAGCGGCTCAGGAAAACGATGTCCCGCAGCCGCAGGATTTCGACGCATTGGGATTCACGAAGACGAATCCCTGCTGCATCAATCCTTCCTGGTAATCCAGGGTCATGCCGTGCAGGTAGATGAACGATTTGGGATCCACGAA
Protein-coding regions in this window:
- a CDS encoding iron-sulfur cluster assembly accessory protein, whose amino-acid sequence is FVDPKSFIYLHGMTLDYQEGLMQQGFVFVNPNASKSCGCGTSFS